The nucleotide window GACTACGACATCAAGCGAATCGGCATTATGAACCACGCCCGAAAACTGCACCAATGCCCCCTCCTTCTGCTGGGCAAACGCCGCGACAGATGAGAAGAAAAACAACGATGCTAATAAATACTTCATGCTTACGTTAATACGCCCTATTGTTTCAATTGGTTTACTATAACTCCTCACAAATATAATTTATTGCAACAAAGCCAATGCCAATTTAACAATTCTTAACACTATCTCAGGTTCTCGGGAAGAACGGCGTTAGGGTCGTCAATATCGGTTAGGTTAAGCGCTTCTACAGCGGTTACTTCGGGCACGGCTTTTAAAATGGCTTGTTCTATGCCCGCTTTCAGCGTCATGATACTCATAGGGCACGATCCACATGAGCCCAGCAATTTCAACCTTACCACATTTTGGGGAGTGATCTCTTCCACCGACACATTCCCACCGTCAGCCTCTAAATAGGGACGGATGGAATCCAATGCTAACTCCACTTGTGCTAATAAACTCATTTCTATTAAATTAATATATAAAGGTATTAATAAAAATTAAATATAGTTAGATACCTGTATAACCTTCATGTCATTTCGAACGAGGGACGAGGAGAAATCTTATACGCAGTATTTATCCCACGTTTAGATTTCTCCCGCTGGTTTAAATGACACGTTTGAAAAACTATTGTGCTTTCCCATTGGCCTTTGCATTGGCAATAGCCACTTGCTGCGCCACCCGTTCGGCAATAGTTATAAACGCGTTGGTTGTCACACTATCTTCCAATACCAGCGGCTTGCCGGCATCACCGCTTTCGCTAATGGCTTTTACCAGGGGCAACTCACCCAAAAATGGGGCGTCTATTTGCGCGGCCAGGTTTTTGCCGCCGTCCTGCCCAAAAATGTAGTATTTGTTTTCGGGTAGTTCGGCCGGGGTAAAATAGGCCATGTTTTCTATTACACCCAAAATTGGAACATTAATAGCGTCCATCATAAACATACCTACGCCTTTCTTTGCATCGGCCAAAGCCACATTTTGCGGGGTGGTTACAATTACCGCGCCTGTTACCGGGAAACTTTGCGTTACGGTGATGTGGATATCGCCCGTGCCCGGCGGCAAATCGACAACAAGGTAATCCAGCTCGCCCCAATCGGCATCGTTAAATAACTGCTTTACCGCGGTTGATACCATTGGCCCGCGCCAGGGTACAGGTTGGTTGGGGTCGGTAAAAAAGCCAATGGATAACAGCTTGATACCGTATTTCTCAATCGGCTCTATCCGCGTTTTGCCCTCCACTTGTGTGGCATTGGGGCGCGCGCCTTCCAGCCCAAACATAATCGGGATAGATGGCCCATAAATATCAGCATCAATTAAGCCCACTTTGGCGCCGCTTTTAGCTAAACCCAAAGCCAGGTTAACGGCTACGGTTGATTTACCCACGCCGCCTTTACCCGATGCTACCGCAATGATATTTTTCACGCCGGGCACTCCGGTGTTTTTTTGCGTGGTAACGCGCGATGTCATATTAACCGTCACCTGGATATCCTTGCTGATAAAATGGCTGATGGCATTGCGGCAGGCGTTCTCTATCATGGCTTTTAGCGGACAGGCTGGTGTGGTCAGAATCACCGAAAAGCTTAACTTATCGCCATCGATCACAATATCCTGTATCATGTTCAGGGTAACCAGATCTTTCTTCAGGTCGGGTTCTTCAACATTGCCTAAAGCGGCTAAAACTTGTTCTTTTGTAAATGTCATTTGTGTTACAAATTTACTAAACCCTAAGCAAGTACTGTCATATGAATGATAAAATGTAGGCAATTGGCATACGCTACATGCTTACAGCCACTGCTTATCCCTGCTTAAATATGGAGAAAAACCCAATAGCCATATGAGCAATGATAAATAGGCTATGATATGAAGGGTGCGTTGGTATATTCCGATCATTTAACCCCAAATCCTATTTTATTTAATTGATAAACAGTCGCTTATAATAAATGCATTACAAATGATTTTGAAGTTAATGCAATAGTGTTTACTTTCATATCTCCTCCCCATGAATAATTTCATTCGAAATTAGTGCATGAACTATGCGTTGATATTACATTAACGAAACTTGGTAAAGCAGATTAAATAATGATGCCGTATGATGCTATTACAGGCGTAATTATTTAAGATAGCGTACCCAGGAATAAAGGCCTTTAACCAAAAGTTTTAACAGACCTGTTGTCATTCCGTATGATCTGTTTCCGGAAGATAACATAGTTCAATAGCCTATAAAGCGGGATCTATATAATTAACCTTTAACTATGAAAATTATGAAAACAAAAATCATCAAACTCGTATTTCTGTTCATGCTAATATCATCCTTTTCTTTTGCTCAATTAAGTTGGCCAAGCTCGGCCTGGGGTGAGGATCAGCACGTTAGCCTATTCTCATCTATTAAACAAATAAATTGGTTTTATGGTAATGCAATGGTCAGTACCGAAGACGTAATGGCCGAAAGCTGGCCGGCACTGAACGCGGCTCAATTAGGCTACAATTTTACAAGTACCCAGGATTTCGAAAACTATGTATATAACGCATCCGGATTAACGGCTATAGAATTATATTATATTAGACAGGCTACAGTTACTATAGGTTCAAATAATGTACAAGATGCAATTAATGCAAACCATCCCGTCTTAGCCTCTCATTATAGTAGCACAAATGGATATAGTTACGTTGTCATTATTGGCTATGATTCTGCCGGGTATACGTATTCAGACCCGGTGAATGGAGGGCTTGCCTATGATACATTTAGCAACTTTACTGACGAACTGGAAATAACCGGTGTGATATAAACATTCTTTAAAAAGGATACTGTTTTTATAGGGTATAAAATAAAGGCTTCTCATAATTTGAGAAGCCTTTATTGTGCAAAGGGCTTATAGCTATTTTAGCAACGTTTCTATATCCCGAACATTACCCGGCAAATTATTGATCCTGGCCTGCGTATAAAGTAAAGGAGGAAACATTTTATATATCCTAACGTTTGTATCGGTACATATTTCATTAGTTTTGACAAAATTTACCTGATGCACCGCCTCAACCCTAAATACATACGCATTGCCCTTATTACCATAGCCACCTTAGTGATGCTTTTGATCATCGGTGGTTTTATAGCCTATTCCAAGCGCGAAGCAATTCTTCAAAACGCTATCAGCAAAGCCAAGGTTAAAGCAAAAAAGGATTATAATTTAGATATAAAAATGGCAAGCCCTCATTTTACGGGGCTGGCAACAGTAGCATTTTCATCTATCACTATTGTGCCGCAAAACCGGGATAGCCTGCTTACCATTAACCATCTTGAGGTAAGCATAAAGATAATCCCATTAATATTCGGCAAAATGAAATTGGCCGAAGTGAATATGGAAACCGGCCACCTTAACCTAACCAGTATTAAGGGGGTTAAAAATTTTGATTTTATTTTTCACAAAAAAAAGGACTCGACGGCCGTCCGCAAAAAGGTTGACCTTTCAGACATAGCCGATAACCTGATCAACGAGGTTTTATATAAAATACCGGATGACCTGCAAATGAAAAGCTTTTTAATAAGCTATACCGATGATTCATCGCGGGTAATGCTTAATAGCACGGCAAGTATTAAAAGCGGTAAGCTAATGTCGACCATTAAGGTGAACAATAGCGATACTACCTGGCATTTTGCCGGTACCATGCACCCCAGCGATAAGAATATCGATATTAGCCTGTATGCCGATAAAGGTAAAATAGTTGTCCCTTATGTACAAAAACGCTTTCATGCCACAGTTAGTTTTGATACCGTAACTACAAGATTGAACAAGGTAGATAACAGCGGCGGCGAAACGCGTATTTATAGCACCCTATCGGCCCGCAATTTAGTTATTAACCAAAAAGCGCTGGCGGTAAATGATATTGTGATACCCCAGGGCGCCATTGATGCTAACATTTTTATAGGATCGAATTATGTATCACTGGATAGTTCATCGGTGATACGCCTTAAAAAACTGACCGCAACCCCGTATGTTAAATACACGCTTAACCCGGTAAAAATATATGAAGTTAAAGTAAATACCGGCTGGATAAATGCGCAGGACATGTTCGACTCTTTTCCGGGTGGTACGTTTGAAACACTGCAAGGCATACAAGTCGCAGGTAAACTGAATTATAAATTAAAGCTTTACCTGGACAGCAGTAATCCAAAAGATGTACAGTTTGATTCGCGCCTGGACAAGGATGGGTTTAAGATCATTAAATACGGCCGCACAAACTTCAGCAAGCTGAACGGCACATTTATAGATACGCCCTATGTAAAAGGTAAAGCCATGCCGCCGCGTATTATCGGGCCCGCTAATCCTAATTACACCCCATTAGAGCAAATATCGCCAGATCTGCGAAATGCGGTAATGACAGCCGAAGACCCAACGTTTTACACCAATAATGGTTTTGTGGAAGAATCTATCCGCAAATCTATAGCCACCGATTACATAGAGCATAAGTTTAAAAGAGGCGGCAGTACCATATCCATGCAGCTGGTAAAAAACGCCTTCCTTAGCCAAAAGAAGACGCTAACGCGTAAGGTTGAGGAGATGCTGATTGTGTGGCTGCTGGTTAATAACCATATTACTACCAAAAGCCGCATGCTCGAGGTTTATTTTAACATGATAGAGTGGGGCAATAACATTTATGGCATTGGCGAGGCTGCGCGCTATTATTTCGGTAAATCCCCGTCGGAACTTACCCTGGGCGAAAGTATTTACCTGGCCAGTATTGTGCCCAAGCCACGCTCGGGCCTGTACGCCTTTTTACCTGATGGTACCCTTAATCCGCGGTTAAGCTACTATTTTAATATTATTGGCAACCTGATGGAAGGTCATGGGTTAACAGCACACCGCGATAGCAGCGTGTATGGTTTATATACCGTGCGATTAAGAGAAAGCCTGCGCAGGCAAATTCACCCATCAGATACATCAAACTTTACCCGGTTAATGAAGGGAGGGGATGATGATGATAACGAGGCCGCTACTACGGCGGTAATTCCATCACCACCACCGGCGCCCGAGCCGGAAAAGAAACCGAACTTTTTCCAACGTTTATTTGGTGGCGGTAAAAAGAAAGACACTACTCAAAATAACGAGCCTAAACTTGATACCGCCGGCAAAACCAAAAAACAAATTCGTCAGGAATTGCGTGAACAGAAAAAACTGGAAAAACAGCGTCAAAAAGAATTAAAAGACAGGGGGTTATTATAACCCGGGAGACCCAGAGGCTCAATTTCAGATACAAAAAACTATATTGGCGCCCCAAAGCATTTATATTTAGCCAATGGATACTCCTAAAAGTTTGCCGGTATTAGACAGCATCGAACTGCGTGTGCTGGGGTCGTTAATGGAAAAGGCCCGTACCACCCCCGAATATTATCCTATGTCGTTAAACGGCTTAACGGCCGCGTGTAACCAGAAAACATCGCGTAAGCCAGTAGTGCAATATGACGAAGGAACTGTTGCCATAGCTTTAGATTCATTAAAAAAGCGTGGGCTGATATCTACAGCTACCGGAGGCTCAAGCAGGGCTGTAAAGTATAAACACAATTTCGCCATTGTATACCCTGTGTTGCCGCAGGAGGTTTGTATTATCTGCCTGCTGATACTGCGCGGTCCACAAACTCCCGGCGAGATCAATACTAATTCAGGCCGGATGTACGAGTTTGAATCGATTGATGAAGTGCAGCAAATATTAGAAAAGCTGGCAGCCGATGAACCGCCGTACTTAATGCAGCTACCACGCCGCCCGGGGCAAAAAGAAGTGCGCTATGCCCATTTGCTGGCCGGCGTGCCCGAGATTGGGGACGATGAACCGGATGCGCCTGTTGCCCACTCTGCCAGCGGATTGGAAGCTCGGGTAACTAAACTGGAGCAGGACTACGCTGAATTAAAAGAAGCTTTTGACAAGCTGATGAAAGAATTAATGTAGATTTAATACCCTTCTTTGGAGAGGGGGGTATCATCAATGTAAAAATCCGACGATGTCTATCCCGGCACAAACATCCAGCAAAACACGCATAGCCCCTACACCCAGTGGCTATTTGCATTTGGGGAATGTACTGTCGTTTGCTATAACAGTGGCACTTGCCAAAAAATACGGCGCTAAAATACTGCTGCGCTTAGATGACCTTGACCGCGACAGGGTAAGCCGGTTATATGTTCAGGATATTTTTGATACCCTTAAT belongs to Mucilaginibacter boryungensis and includes:
- a CDS encoding NifU family protein, encoding MSLLAQVELALDSIRPYLEADGGNVSVEEITPQNVVRLKLLGSCGSCPMSIMTLKAGIEQAILKAVPEVTAVEALNLTDIDDPNAVLPENLR
- a CDS encoding Mrp/NBP35 family ATP-binding protein, yielding MTFTKEQVLAALGNVEEPDLKKDLVTLNMIQDIVIDGDKLSFSVILTTPACPLKAMIENACRNAISHFISKDIQVTVNMTSRVTTQKNTGVPGVKNIIAVASGKGGVGKSTVAVNLALGLAKSGAKVGLIDADIYGPSIPIMFGLEGARPNATQVEGKTRIEPIEKYGIKLLSIGFFTDPNQPVPWRGPMVSTAVKQLFNDADWGELDYLVVDLPPGTGDIHITVTQSFPVTGAVIVTTPQNVALADAKKGVGMFMMDAINVPILGVIENMAYFTPAELPENKYYIFGQDGGKNLAAQIDAPFLGELPLVKAISESGDAGKPLVLEDSVTTNAFITIAERVAQQVAIANAKANGKAQ
- a CDS encoding C39 family peptidase; the encoded protein is MKTKIIKLVFLFMLISSFSFAQLSWPSSAWGEDQHVSLFSSIKQINWFYGNAMVSTEDVMAESWPALNAAQLGYNFTSTQDFENYVYNASGLTAIELYYIRQATVTIGSNNVQDAINANHPVLASHYSSTNGYSYVVIIGYDSAGYTYSDPVNGGLAYDTFSNFTDELEITGVI
- a CDS encoding transglycosylase domain-containing protein gives rise to the protein MHRLNPKYIRIALITIATLVMLLIIGGFIAYSKREAILQNAISKAKVKAKKDYNLDIKMASPHFTGLATVAFSSITIVPQNRDSLLTINHLEVSIKIIPLIFGKMKLAEVNMETGHLNLTSIKGVKNFDFIFHKKKDSTAVRKKVDLSDIADNLINEVLYKIPDDLQMKSFLISYTDDSSRVMLNSTASIKSGKLMSTIKVNNSDTTWHFAGTMHPSDKNIDISLYADKGKIVVPYVQKRFHATVSFDTVTTRLNKVDNSGGETRIYSTLSARNLVINQKALAVNDIVIPQGAIDANIFIGSNYVSLDSSSVIRLKKLTATPYVKYTLNPVKIYEVKVNTGWINAQDMFDSFPGGTFETLQGIQVAGKLNYKLKLYLDSSNPKDVQFDSRLDKDGFKIIKYGRTNFSKLNGTFIDTPYVKGKAMPPRIIGPANPNYTPLEQISPDLRNAVMTAEDPTFYTNNGFVEESIRKSIATDYIEHKFKRGGSTISMQLVKNAFLSQKKTLTRKVEEMLIVWLLVNNHITTKSRMLEVYFNMIEWGNNIYGIGEAARYYFGKSPSELTLGESIYLASIVPKPRSGLYAFLPDGTLNPRLSYYFNIIGNLMEGHGLTAHRDSSVYGLYTVRLRESLRRQIHPSDTSNFTRLMKGGDDDDNEAATTAVIPSPPPAPEPEKKPNFFQRLFGGGKKKDTTQNNEPKLDTAGKTKKQIRQELREQKKLEKQRQKELKDRGLL
- a CDS encoding YceH family protein, producing MDTPKSLPVLDSIELRVLGSLMEKARTTPEYYPMSLNGLTAACNQKTSRKPVVQYDEGTVAIALDSLKKRGLISTATGGSSRAVKYKHNFAIVYPVLPQEVCIICLLILRGPQTPGEINTNSGRMYEFESIDEVQQILEKLAADEPPYLMQLPRRPGQKEVRYAHLLAGVPEIGDDEPDAPVAHSASGLEARVTKLEQDYAELKEAFDKLMKELM